The Urbifossiella limnaea genome has a window encoding:
- a CDS encoding GAF domain-containing protein yields the protein MTTAPDAPNNDTAGFALAPDAPLPEVFRRVCEAAADAVRVERVGVWLFVNGDRALRCVSLFERSKRRHSKGACVPLAVPSEYVRAVAMTPLLAAPEARTDPRTAELGDAYLAPNGITSVLDAPLMRDDRLVGVLCHEHVGPPRVWSDPERRAARAAADVVVARMTAAESALRSPNRVEAPPTPRAERNAGHDFRNVLSEILAHAELVARTPGLPPSAAARVEKLIAATHRGSALLHKLLGEPAQPASEAPTATGLSDDTGEHEPLVEAQ from the coding sequence GTGACGACGGCTCCGGACGCACCGAACAACGACACCGCCGGCTTCGCGCTCGCGCCGGACGCGCCTCTGCCGGAGGTGTTCCGGCGCGTCTGCGAGGCCGCGGCCGACGCCGTTCGGGTCGAGCGTGTCGGTGTGTGGCTGTTCGTCAACGGCGACCGGGCGCTGCGGTGCGTCAGCCTGTTCGAGCGGTCGAAGCGGCGGCACTCGAAGGGCGCGTGCGTGCCGCTGGCGGTGCCGTCGGAGTACGTCCGGGCGGTGGCGATGACCCCGCTCCTGGCCGCCCCCGAGGCCCGCACCGACCCGCGCACCGCCGAACTCGGCGACGCCTACCTCGCCCCCAACGGCATCACGTCCGTCCTCGACGCCCCGCTGATGCGCGACGACCGGCTCGTCGGCGTGTTGTGCCACGAGCACGTCGGCCCGCCGCGGGTGTGGTCGGACCCCGAGCGCCGCGCGGCCCGCGCCGCCGCGGACGTCGTGGTCGCCCGCATGACCGCGGCCGAGTCGGCGCTGCGGTCGCCGAACCGCGTGGAAGCGCCGCCGACCCCGCGAGCGGAACGGAACGCCGGCCACGACTTCCGCAACGTGCTGAGCGAGATTCTGGCGCACGCCGAGCTCGTGGCCCGGACGCCGGGCCTGCCGCCGTCCGCGGCCGCGCGCGTCGAGAAGCTGATCGCCGCCACGCACCGCGGCTCGGCCCTGTTGCACAAGCTGCTCGGCGAACCCGCCCAGCCGGCGTCAGAGGCGCCGACCGCGACCGGCCTGTCGGACGACACCGGCGAGCACGAGCCGCTCGTGGAGGCGCAGTGA
- a CDS encoding TIGR03066 family protein, which produces MRTVTVGLAGAFLVLAVGGTTVGQDAKQLDAKLLVGKWTPDDDAKRDKMIIEFTKDGKLAIAINFNGKELKLDCTYKLDGDKLAIKMAFMGEEKSEVMTVNTLNAKTLVTTDEKGKKDTLLRVAAKSEKKD; this is translated from the coding sequence ATGCGGACGGTCACGGTCGGGCTGGCGGGTGCGTTCCTGGTCCTGGCGGTCGGCGGGACGACCGTCGGGCAGGACGCCAAGCAGCTCGACGCCAAGCTCCTGGTCGGCAAGTGGACGCCGGACGACGACGCCAAGCGCGACAAGATGATCATCGAGTTCACCAAGGACGGCAAGCTGGCGATCGCCATCAACTTCAACGGCAAGGAGCTGAAGCTGGACTGCACCTACAAGCTGGACGGCGACAAGCTGGCGATCAAGATGGCGTTCATGGGCGAGGAGAAGAGCGAGGTCATGACGGTCAACACGCTCAACGCCAAGACGCTGGTCACGACCGACGAGAAGGGGAAGAAGGACACGCTCCTCCGCGTCGCGGCCAAGAGCGAGAAGAAGGACTGA
- a CDS encoding response regulator encodes MTNGVMLCDDLIFFSRVAATARAAGLTVKQARTTAALLALARQEPPGGVILDLHADGLDVPALLAGLREACPVMPTTVAFGSHVEAETLRAAREAGCNRVLPRSKFVQELETDLREWLEPAG; translated from the coding sequence ATGACGAACGGCGTGATGCTGTGCGACGACCTGATCTTCTTCAGCCGCGTGGCCGCGACCGCCCGCGCCGCCGGATTGACCGTGAAGCAGGCCCGCACGACCGCGGCGCTACTGGCGCTGGCGCGTCAGGAGCCGCCCGGTGGGGTGATTCTCGATTTGCACGCGGACGGGCTCGACGTGCCGGCGCTCCTGGCGGGGTTGCGCGAGGCGTGCCCGGTGATGCCGACGACGGTGGCGTTCGGGTCGCACGTCGAGGCCGAGACGCTGCGGGCGGCGCGCGAGGCGGGGTGTAACCGGGTGCTGCCGCGGAGCAAGTTCGTGCAGGAGCTGGAGACGGATTTGCGGGAATGGCTGGAGCCCGCGGGGTAG
- a CDS encoding TIGR03066 family protein — protein MRAVVVGVVVALLVAVVGGGADGRQPEKIDASLLLGKWTPKDAGKSGDFLIEFIKDGKVKLEAGDGKAFKAEGTYKLDGDKLTLLLKMGEKEKTQTRTVHSLTKTELVSSDEKGERKDTLVRVTGK, from the coding sequence ATGCGCGCGGTCGTGGTCGGCGTGGTGGTGGCACTGCTGGTCGCGGTGGTCGGTGGCGGCGCGGACGGGCGGCAACCGGAGAAGATCGACGCCAGCCTCCTCCTCGGCAAGTGGACGCCGAAGGACGCCGGGAAGAGTGGCGACTTCCTCATCGAGTTCATTAAGGACGGCAAGGTGAAGCTCGAGGCCGGCGACGGGAAGGCCTTCAAGGCCGAGGGCACCTACAAACTCGACGGCGACAAACTGACCCTGTTGCTGAAGATGGGTGAGAAGGAGAAGACGCAGACGCGGACCGTCCACTCGCTCACCAAGACGGAACTCGTCAGCTCGGATGAGAAGGGGGAGAGAAAAGACACGCTCGTCCGCGTGACTGGGAAGTAA
- a CDS encoding metallophosphoesterase, whose protein sequence is MGKQVLLWAAFLVAWVGHACVLTALLNNAYGRPFPKAFLKPLRLVTGAVILAFPLLNLATADALGPAFDAVVAYYGVCLVFGGVVFPVITAVRLLRARPGALVSETTHTLDVRADLGPAVVGDGKWRRVATLLLNDVFRVDFTDWTLAVPELPPAWEGLTVLLLSDLHFHGTPSRAFFERVLAEVRTRWPTPDVVCLGGDYVDTDTHHTWIAPLLGGVSATEGKFAILGNHDDHHRPEALRAELEAAGYTVVSNRWREVTVRGVPTVLVGHEGPWFGPPPDLSGAPAGLFRWCLSHTPDNVYWGGANGVRLMLSGHVHGGQIRLPVVGSIFVPSVYGRRFDAGVFQAGRTVLAVGRGLSGKEPLRFRCRPQVVRITLTTAERAG, encoded by the coding sequence ATGGGGAAGCAAGTGCTGTTGTGGGCGGCGTTTCTGGTCGCGTGGGTAGGTCACGCCTGCGTACTGACGGCGCTGCTGAACAACGCCTACGGCCGGCCCTTCCCGAAAGCCTTCCTCAAGCCGCTGCGGCTGGTCACGGGCGCCGTCATCCTGGCGTTCCCGCTGCTGAACCTGGCCACGGCCGACGCCCTCGGCCCGGCATTCGACGCGGTCGTCGCGTACTACGGCGTCTGCCTCGTGTTCGGCGGCGTGGTCTTCCCCGTCATCACAGCGGTCCGCCTGCTCCGGGCGCGGCCGGGGGCACTAGTGTCGGAGACGACGCACACCCTCGACGTACGGGCCGATTTGGGGCCGGCGGTGGTCGGCGACGGGAAGTGGCGGCGGGTGGCGACGCTTCTGCTGAACGACGTGTTCCGCGTGGACTTCACCGACTGGACGCTTGCCGTCCCGGAGTTGCCGCCGGCGTGGGAGGGGCTCACGGTGTTGCTCCTGAGCGACCTCCACTTCCACGGCACGCCGAGCCGGGCGTTCTTCGAGCGGGTGCTGGCCGAGGTGCGAACCCGGTGGCCGACGCCGGACGTGGTTTGCCTTGGCGGAGACTACGTGGACACGGACACGCACCACACGTGGATCGCCCCGCTGCTTGGGGGGGTGTCCGCAACCGAAGGAAAGTTCGCCATCCTCGGCAACCACGACGACCACCACCGGCCGGAGGCGCTGCGCGCGGAGCTGGAGGCGGCGGGCTACACGGTCGTGAGCAACCGCTGGCGCGAGGTGACGGTCCGCGGCGTGCCGACGGTGCTGGTCGGCCACGAGGGGCCGTGGTTCGGCCCGCCGCCGGACCTGAGCGGGGCGCCGGCCGGGCTGTTCCGCTGGTGCCTGAGCCACACGCCGGACAACGTCTACTGGGGCGGCGCGAACGGGGTGCGGTTGATGCTGTCCGGCCACGTCCACGGCGGTCAGATTCGGCTGCCGGTGGTGGGGTCGATCTTCGTGCCAAGCGTCTACGGCCGGCGGTTCGACGCGGGCGTGTTTCAGGCGGGCCGGACGGTGCTGGCGGTCGGTCGCGGCCTTAGCGGCAAGGAGCCGCTGCGGTTCCGCTGCCGGCCGCAGGTGGTGCGAATCACCCTCACCACCGCGGAGCGAGCCGGGTGA
- a CDS encoding sigma-70 family RNA polymerase sigma factor, with protein sequence MSAFKVSALRELTEQQTRFAPPARRQEQVGRAERLVAEIDPGKQYPYQWVCFKLTEYRSDAHPDLLIPGPLLRHDLALFARRVERSIPAVPAEQVVEPMLTLEQVSERFRVSTKTIGRWRLRGLTARRMKVAGRSQLGFPTAAVERFVAEHPNLVSRGAKFSHLSEGEKDEILKAARDMRAAGLCLTEATRRIAAGLGRSTESVRTTIKSHDRAHPAHALYPAAGRLTNTDKDAIYEAKRQMDLTRVTANHTGDTVNTLATRFGRTRSSMYRVVNEVRARELIARPVDYIDSPEFADEGRDAEFLAEMPGKAEFDAKLLSMRPPKDVPPQMAHLYEWPLLTKDQEQHLFRKMNYLKHKLRKLGEAVDPARARVSELRQAEQLREGVKAVRDVLINCNQRLVYNNAKKHLASGLENIDDLVSDGNLSLMRAVEKFDYSRGNKFSTYATWAIIKNFARSIPDEKTHKQRYMTGHDEVFEAKADVRTDEQEVLAVADAAKARVSKLLDHLDPRTREVIRMRVGLDGSREMTLEQIGQHFGITKERVRQINVRGMKQLREWAAKENGDGV encoded by the coding sequence GTGAGCGCCTTCAAGGTTTCAGCGCTGCGAGAGCTGACGGAGCAACAAACCCGCTTCGCCCCGCCGGCACGCCGGCAGGAGCAGGTGGGTCGCGCCGAGCGGCTCGTCGCCGAGATCGACCCGGGCAAGCAGTACCCGTACCAGTGGGTCTGCTTCAAGCTCACCGAGTACCGCTCGGACGCGCACCCGGACCTGCTCATCCCCGGCCCGTTGCTGCGGCACGACCTGGCCCTGTTCGCCCGGCGCGTCGAGCGGTCGATCCCGGCGGTGCCGGCGGAGCAGGTCGTCGAGCCGATGCTCACCCTCGAACAGGTGAGCGAGCGGTTCCGGGTGTCCACGAAGACGATCGGCCGGTGGCGCCTCCGCGGGCTGACCGCCCGCCGCATGAAAGTCGCCGGCCGCAGCCAGCTGGGGTTTCCGACTGCGGCGGTGGAGCGGTTCGTCGCCGAGCACCCGAACCTCGTCAGCCGCGGGGCAAAGTTCTCGCACCTGAGCGAGGGCGAGAAGGACGAGATTCTGAAGGCGGCACGCGACATGCGAGCCGCCGGGCTGTGCCTCACCGAGGCGACCCGACGGATCGCCGCGGGACTGGGTCGCTCGACGGAGTCGGTACGGACTACCATCAAGAGCCACGACCGCGCCCACCCGGCGCACGCCCTGTACCCGGCCGCCGGCCGGCTGACCAATACGGACAAGGACGCGATCTACGAAGCGAAGCGCCAGATGGACCTGACCCGAGTGACAGCCAACCACACAGGTGATACCGTGAATACCCTTGCCACCCGCTTCGGCCGCACCCGGTCGTCCATGTACCGGGTGGTGAACGAAGTCCGGGCGCGCGAGCTCATCGCCCGCCCCGTGGACTACATCGACAGCCCCGAGTTCGCCGACGAGGGCCGCGACGCCGAGTTCCTGGCTGAGATGCCCGGGAAGGCCGAGTTCGACGCGAAGCTGCTGTCCATGCGGCCGCCGAAGGACGTGCCGCCGCAGATGGCCCACCTGTACGAGTGGCCGCTGTTGACGAAGGACCAGGAGCAGCACCTGTTCCGCAAGATGAACTACCTGAAGCACAAGCTCCGCAAGCTCGGTGAGGCCGTGGACCCGGCCCGGGCGCGCGTCAGCGAACTGCGGCAGGCCGAGCAGCTGCGCGAGGGCGTTAAGGCCGTCCGCGACGTGCTCATCAACTGCAACCAGCGGCTGGTGTACAACAACGCCAAGAAGCACCTGGCCAGCGGCCTGGAGAACATCGACGACCTGGTGAGCGACGGCAACCTGTCGCTGATGCGGGCGGTCGAGAAGTTCGACTACAGCCGCGGTAACAAGTTCAGCACGTACGCGACGTGGGCCATCATCAAGAACTTCGCCCGGAGCATTCCGGACGAGAAGACGCACAAGCAGCGTTACATGACCGGCCACGACGAGGTGTTCGAGGCGAAGGCCGACGTGCGGACGGACGAGCAGGAGGTGCTGGCCGTGGCCGACGCCGCGAAGGCCCGGGTGAGCAAGCTGCTGGACCACCTCGACCCGCGGACGCGCGAGGTGATCCGGATGCGGGTGGGGCTCGACGGCAGCCGCGAGATGACGCTGGAGCAGATCGGCCAGCACTTCGGCATCACGAAGGAGCGGGTGCGGCAGATTAACGTCCGCGGGATGAAGCAACTCCGCGAGTGGGCCGCGAAGGAGAACGGCGACGGGGTGTGA
- a CDS encoding sigma 54-interacting transcriptional regulator: MADPPRKGRPKGAAGFGWRAFFHGSTTPVFVLGRNRRLRYANPAWERLAGATLAESLGLVCSARRHSSPLAAALAPTPEALAGRADTSRRAAPPNRTGPPWWDVSFVPLAAADGLHGIVATVRVVGTPVRAAERVIPAAVAALRETHAATFTPDLFPPRLAAQLRLAGQTAAPVWLVGEPGSGKQTAARAIHHSGAARERMFVRVGCGELQPYLVESLFWGHGGLAGTNQIGTVFLADPAALSRDVQQQLVDLFTDDRPDTPRLICGSARSAAADVDAGRLLPEFHAQLSVLELTIPPLRERTAELPRITSRVLDAIGAPPDVDDATLAVLAAQPWPGNVRELAGVIAGVGGPLTRESLPRELRVRAGLEKPPTEPPLTLEPALAALEKRYVERALARTRGNAAKAAELLGLSRAALLRRIVALGIKPGAGPDRGRGLPHAEHFDP, encoded by the coding sequence GTGGCCGACCCGCCGCGGAAGGGCCGACCCAAGGGCGCCGCCGGGTTCGGCTGGCGGGCGTTCTTCCACGGCAGCACCACACCCGTCTTTGTCCTCGGCCGCAACCGTCGGCTTCGGTACGCCAACCCGGCGTGGGAGCGGCTGGCCGGGGCCACACTCGCCGAGTCGCTCGGCCTCGTCTGCTCGGCCCGCCGCCACAGCTCGCCCCTCGCCGCGGCGCTGGCCCCCACCCCCGAAGCCCTCGCCGGCCGCGCCGACACCAGTCGCCGGGCCGCGCCGCCGAACCGCACCGGTCCGCCGTGGTGGGACGTGTCGTTCGTGCCGCTCGCCGCGGCCGACGGGCTGCACGGCATCGTCGCCACCGTCCGCGTCGTCGGCACGCCGGTGCGGGCAGCCGAGCGCGTCATCCCGGCGGCGGTCGCGGCGCTGCGCGAGACGCACGCCGCGACGTTCACGCCCGACCTGTTCCCGCCACGGCTTGCGGCGCAACTCCGGCTCGCTGGGCAAACGGCGGCCCCGGTGTGGCTCGTCGGCGAACCCGGCTCGGGGAAGCAAACGGCGGCGCGGGCGATCCACCACAGTGGGGCGGCGCGGGAGCGGATGTTCGTCCGCGTCGGGTGCGGCGAGTTGCAGCCGTATTTGGTCGAGAGCCTGTTCTGGGGCCACGGCGGGCTGGCCGGCACCAACCAAATCGGCACCGTGTTCCTCGCCGACCCCGCGGCCCTGTCCCGCGACGTGCAGCAGCAGCTCGTCGATCTGTTCACCGACGACCGCCCCGACACGCCTCGCCTGATCTGCGGTTCCGCCCGTAGCGCGGCCGCCGACGTGGACGCGGGGCGGCTCCTGCCCGAATTTCACGCGCAGCTGTCGGTGTTGGAGCTCACGATCCCGCCGCTGCGCGAACGGACTGCCGAGTTGCCGCGGATCACATCACGAGTGCTGGACGCGATCGGCGCTCCGCCCGACGTCGACGACGCCACTCTGGCGGTGCTGGCGGCGCAGCCGTGGCCGGGGAACGTGCGCGAACTGGCCGGCGTGATCGCGGGTGTGGGCGGGCCACTGACGCGCGAGTCGCTCCCCCGGGAGTTGCGAGTTCGTGCGGGGCTGGAGAAGCCGCCCACGGAGCCGCCGCTGACGCTGGAGCCGGCGCTGGCGGCGCTCGAAAAGCGCTACGTCGAGCGGGCGCTGGCCCGCACCCGCGGCAACGCGGCGAAGGCGGCCGAGTTGCTGGGGCTGTCGCGTGCGGCGCTGCTGCGACGGATCGTGGCCCTGGGGATAAAGCCCGGCGCCGGCCCCGACAGGGGTCGGGGCCTTCCGCACGCCGAACACTTCGACCCCTGA
- a CDS encoding tetratricopeptide repeat protein: MPNACTYSYPVGTTNPQCQAFVDQALGMYYSYVWIEAVRGFETALKHDPECAYAWLMLSRSLEKWGRTGTAPSVLPYVAALGGPAHVKLPDRVGRNAAEYALEKAKQLAPKATHRERLLVQARLQEKGMWPDTPADARNKKAAATLDELLTLHDDDQEGWFWRAQLAEGVNGKAPFYKALLRVNPNNPGANHELVHFYENIRRPALGWPYAEGYIRSSPGIPHALHMQAHLAMRIGKWGPTTDWSSRAVELQKDYHALQKVTPGEDHQFNHHMETLTRSLVHDGRFYEAERLKKEAEGYKYSYRPEWFRMALAEGDWDGATKLVEQFRKGNKADGAYYAALLYLEKGETERAGAEVDALKQAPSGGMLKKSDKRAELRQWEVQGRHLCQSGQGEAGLKLLKKAVDATKNDYGHHAWGNGSVLMEAWGVGALEAGDAVQAEEAFLEALAHDSGSVRGALGMWAVCDRLGRATEAERFLALAQRLWSRADPDDFLRLKNVLASKATRLSTMAAGRE; this comes from the coding sequence ATGCCGAACGCGTGCACCTACAGCTACCCGGTCGGCACCACGAACCCGCAGTGTCAGGCGTTCGTGGACCAGGCGCTCGGCATGTACTACTCCTACGTCTGGATCGAGGCCGTCCGCGGCTTCGAGACGGCGCTGAAGCACGACCCCGAGTGTGCCTACGCCTGGCTCATGCTGTCGCGGTCGCTGGAGAAGTGGGGCCGCACCGGCACCGCACCGAGCGTGCTGCCCTACGTCGCGGCTCTCGGCGGCCCGGCCCACGTCAAGCTGCCGGACCGCGTCGGCCGCAACGCTGCGGAGTATGCCCTGGAGAAGGCCAAGCAACTGGCCCCGAAGGCGACCCACCGCGAGCGGCTGCTCGTGCAGGCCCGGCTGCAAGAGAAAGGGATGTGGCCGGACACCCCCGCCGACGCCCGCAACAAGAAGGCCGCCGCGACGCTCGACGAGCTCCTGACGCTCCACGACGACGACCAGGAGGGTTGGTTCTGGCGGGCGCAGCTGGCCGAGGGGGTGAACGGCAAGGCGCCGTTCTACAAGGCGCTGCTCCGCGTCAACCCGAACAACCCCGGGGCGAACCACGAGCTGGTTCACTTCTACGAGAACATCAGGCGGCCGGCGCTCGGCTGGCCGTACGCCGAAGGCTACATCCGCTCGTCGCCCGGCATCCCGCACGCGCTGCACATGCAGGCCCACCTCGCCATGCGGATCGGCAAGTGGGGGCCGACCACCGACTGGAGCTCGCGGGCCGTCGAGTTGCAGAAGGACTACCACGCCCTCCAGAAGGTGACGCCCGGCGAGGACCACCAGTTTAACCACCACATGGAGACGCTGACGCGCAGCCTCGTCCACGACGGCCGGTTCTACGAGGCGGAGAGACTGAAGAAGGAAGCCGAGGGCTACAAGTACAGCTACCGCCCCGAGTGGTTCCGCATGGCGCTGGCCGAGGGCGACTGGGACGGGGCGACGAAGCTGGTCGAGCAGTTCCGCAAGGGAAACAAGGCCGACGGGGCGTACTACGCGGCCCTGCTCTACCTGGAAAAGGGCGAGACGGAGCGGGCCGGCGCCGAGGTGGACGCGCTGAAGCAGGCTCCGAGCGGCGGGATGCTGAAGAAGTCGGACAAGCGGGCCGAGTTGCGGCAGTGGGAGGTGCAGGGCCGCCACCTGTGCCAGAGCGGACAGGGCGAGGCGGGGCTGAAGCTGCTCAAGAAGGCCGTGGACGCGACCAAGAACGACTACGGACACCACGCCTGGGGCAACGGCTCCGTGCTGATGGAGGCGTGGGGCGTCGGGGCGCTGGAGGCCGGCGACGCGGTGCAGGCGGAGGAAGCCTTCCTGGAGGCCTTGGCCCACGACAGCGGCAGCGTCCGCGGGGCGCTCGGCATGTGGGCCGTGTGCGACCGCCTCGGCCGCGCTACGGAGGCGGAGCGCTTCCTGGCGCTGGCGCAAAGGCTTTGGAGCCGGGCCGACCCCGACGACTTCCTCCGGCTGAAGAATGTACTTGCCTCGAAAGCAACCCGCCTGAGCACGATGGCCGCGGGGCGGGAGTAA
- a CDS encoding sigma-70 family RNA polymerase sigma factor: MWPNRDSTDRLLDDARAGDPAAVDRLLGEFREPLRRVIGLRLDPAVARRVDASDIVQDVLIEANQRLTDYLKKPDMPFHLWLRHLAQDRIIDTHRRHRLAQRRSVDREQPIARPAWAEESSASLVAQLIDTERTPTSEAIAHELRRRLEAAVDQLGDDDREVVLMRHTEGLSNQEVAHALGLTEAAASMRYLRALRRLRGVLVPDGSAGEADL, encoded by the coding sequence ATGTGGCCGAACCGCGACTCGACCGACCGCCTCCTCGACGACGCCCGCGCCGGCGACCCGGCCGCGGTGGACCGGCTGCTGGGCGAATTCCGCGAACCGCTGCGCCGCGTCATCGGCCTGCGGCTCGACCCCGCGGTGGCACGTCGGGTGGACGCCTCCGACATCGTCCAGGACGTGCTCATCGAGGCGAACCAGCGCCTGACGGACTACCTGAAGAAGCCGGACATGCCGTTCCACCTGTGGCTGCGGCACCTGGCCCAGGACCGCATCATCGACACGCACCGCCGCCACCGCCTGGCCCAGCGCCGCAGCGTGGACCGCGAACAACCCATCGCCCGGCCGGCGTGGGCCGAAGAGAGCAGCGCCTCGCTCGTCGCCCAGCTAATCGACACCGAACGGACGCCGACGTCCGAGGCCATCGCCCACGAACTACGCCGGCGGCTTGAGGCGGCCGTGGACCAGCTGGGTGACGACGACCGCGAGGTGGTGCTGATGCGCCACACCGAGGGCCTGTCGAACCAGGAGGTGGCACACGCGCTCGGCCTGACGGAGGCAGCGGCGTCGATGCGCTACCTGCGGGCCCTCCGGCGGCTCCGCGGGGTGCTGGTGCCGGACGGGAGTGCGGGCGAGGCGGACTTGTAG
- a CDS encoding vWA domain-containing protein — MPDARVSVLPSRPAVRADGACTLDLLVTITPPAAAPAAGRPRLNLGLVLDRSGSMGEVRKLAFAKQAAVFAVRELADGDRVSVTIFDDRVETIVPNGVPDKTRVAGLIESVAPRGSTALFGGWAEGAAQVRAGHVAGGLNRVLLLSDGLANVGESRPDVIATEVHKAATAGVSTSAIGLGADYNEDLLEAMARSGDGNYYYVESPAQLPGLFGAELRGLSATVGTDATFAVESAPGVVFSEVLNELDTTPDGRYRLPNLIGGMPVSVVVRVTVPGGEGEVPVARFRVEWTPANGDGKRVAVAGLTLPAVPSAVWDALPENPEVKEQAALLVAARAKKAATRASEAGDRAGTAAFLAMAREATCAVPGTPATAAELAALDQLDALLVDDEAKFRKQAKYESHQRHRGKSYRPDEE; from the coding sequence ATGCCCGACGCCCGCGTCAGCGTGCTGCCGTCTCGCCCGGCCGTCCGCGCCGACGGCGCCTGCACTCTCGACCTGCTCGTGACGATCACCCCGCCCGCCGCCGCCCCCGCGGCCGGCCGCCCGCGGCTGAACCTCGGCCTCGTCCTCGACCGCTCGGGCTCGATGGGGGAGGTCCGCAAGCTGGCGTTCGCCAAGCAGGCCGCCGTGTTCGCCGTCCGCGAACTGGCCGACGGCGACCGCGTCAGCGTCACCATCTTCGACGACCGCGTCGAGACGATCGTGCCGAACGGCGTCCCGGACAAGACCCGCGTCGCCGGGCTGATCGAGTCGGTGGCGCCGCGCGGCAGCACGGCCCTGTTCGGCGGGTGGGCCGAGGGGGCGGCGCAGGTGAGGGCCGGCCACGTGGCCGGCGGGCTGAACCGCGTGCTGCTCCTGTCCGACGGCCTGGCCAACGTCGGCGAGAGCCGGCCGGACGTGATCGCCACCGAGGTTCACAAGGCGGCGACCGCCGGCGTGAGCACGTCGGCGATCGGCCTGGGGGCCGACTACAACGAGGACCTGCTCGAGGCGATGGCCCGCAGCGGCGACGGGAATTACTACTACGTCGAGAGCCCGGCCCAGCTGCCGGGGCTGTTCGGGGCCGAGTTGCGCGGCCTGAGCGCGACCGTCGGCACCGACGCGACGTTCGCCGTGGAGTCGGCCCCCGGCGTGGTGTTCAGCGAGGTGCTGAACGAACTCGACACCACCCCCGACGGCCGCTACCGGCTGCCGAACCTGATCGGCGGGATGCCGGTGAGCGTGGTCGTGCGGGTGACGGTGCCCGGCGGGGAAGGGGAGGTGCCGGTGGCCCGGTTCCGCGTCGAGTGGACGCCGGCGAACGGCGACGGCAAGCGCGTCGCGGTGGCGGGGCTGACACTGCCGGCGGTGCCGTCGGCGGTGTGGGACGCGCTGCCGGAGAACCCCGAGGTGAAGGAGCAGGCGGCGCTACTGGTGGCGGCGCGGGCGAAGAAGGCTGCGACGCGGGCGTCGGAGGCCGGCGACCGGGCGGGCACGGCGGCGTTCCTCGCGATGGCCCGCGAGGCTACCTGTGCCGTCCCGGGGACGCCGGCGACCGCGGCCGAGCTGGCCGCGCTCGACCAGCTCGACGCCCTACTCGTGGACGACGAGGCGAAGTTCCGCAAGCAGGCGAAGTACGAGTCGCACCAGCGGCACCGCGGCAAGTCGTACCGCCCGGACGAGGAATGA